One segment of Candidatus Hydrogenedentota bacterium DNA contains the following:
- a CDS encoding MATE family efflux transporter — protein sequence MSHTLPPLADEPRWTGVREVMGMSGPIILGSLSYTVMGFADRVMVGRLGENALAAVLSADIASFSLSTLFMGVTAVVSTFAAQCYGRGDPRQCSLYCWQGLYVSLLGVLFGAVLYPLSGPLFGLMKHTPEVTALELSYFRIRLLGYYFVAAMSGFSGFFQGVNRPGIPTWAAIAGNGVNLGLNYLLIYGNFGFPRMGISGAALATVIGMAVQTLILFGVFVSPRMDRLYATRASWRPDIVRMRELIGIGIPSALSMFLDVANAWIFVSFIIGRFGPVQMAANTVALSFNHICFMPVIGLNQGIAAIVGQWIGRGDPARAKARTYTALRLAMGYMVVMGCVFAVFGGFLIRRVFDPESAEIVRLGHRLLILAALFQAFDAVNITCMGALRGAGDTRWIMWMTIFMSYGFSLPLSVFFAFGLGLETYGAWIGATIFIMTLSGVLFLRFHGEKWRNIQIFTAPSA from the coding sequence ATGAGCCACACCCTGCCCCCCCTTGCCGACGAACCCCGCTGGACCGGGGTCCGCGAGGTCATGGGCATGTCCGGACCGATCATTCTGGGGTCGCTGTCGTACACCGTCATGGGCTTCGCCGACCGCGTCATGGTGGGGCGGCTGGGCGAGAATGCCCTGGCCGCCGTGCTCTCGGCGGACATCGCGTCGTTCTCCCTGAGCACGCTGTTCATGGGCGTCACCGCCGTGGTCAGCACCTTCGCCGCCCAGTGCTACGGCCGCGGCGACCCGCGCCAGTGCTCGCTCTACTGCTGGCAGGGGCTCTATGTCTCGCTGCTGGGCGTGCTTTTCGGCGCCGTGCTCTACCCGTTGTCCGGGCCGCTCTTCGGGCTCATGAAGCACACCCCCGAGGTGACGGCGCTGGAACTCTCCTATTTCCGCATTCGCCTGCTGGGGTACTATTTCGTCGCCGCCATGTCGGGGTTTTCGGGCTTCTTCCAGGGGGTGAACCGCCCGGGCATCCCCACCTGGGCCGCCATCGCCGGAAACGGGGTCAATCTGGGCCTGAACTATCTGTTGATTTACGGGAATTTCGGGTTTCCGCGCATGGGCATTTCGGGGGCGGCCCTCGCCACGGTCATCGGCATGGCCGTGCAGACCCTCATCCTCTTCGGCGTCTTTGTGTCGCCGCGCATGGACCGCCTCTATGCCACCCGCGCCAGCTGGCGGCCCGACATCGTCCGCATGCGCGAGCTCATTGGCATCGGCATTCCCTCCGCCCTCAGCATGTTCCTCGACGTGGCCAACGCCTGGATCTTTGTCTCCTTCATCATCGGCCGCTTCGGCCCCGTGCAGATGGCCGCCAACACCGTCGCCCTCAGTTTCAACCATATCTGCTTCATGCCCGTCATCGGCCTGAACCAGGGCATCGCCGCCATCGTCGGCCAGTGGATCGGCCGCGGCGACCCCGCCCGCGCCAAGGCCCGCACCTACACCGCCCTCCGCCTCGCCATGGGCTACATGGTGGTCATGGGCTGCGTCTTCGCCGTCTTCGGCGGCTTCCTCATCCGCAGGGTCTTTGACCCCGAAAGCGCCGAAATCGTCCGGCTCGGCCACCGCCTCCTCATCCTCGCCGCCCTCTTCCAGGCCTTCGACGCCGTCAACATCACCTGCATGGGCGCCCTGCGCGGCGCCGGGGACACCCGCTGGATCATGTGGATGACCATCTTCATGTCCTATGGCTTCAGCCTGCCCCTCTCCGTCTTCTTCGCCTTCGGCCTCGGCCTCGAGACCTACGGCGCCTGGATCGGCGCCACCATCTTCATCATGACCCTCAGCGGCGTCCTCTTCCTCCGCTTCCACGGCGAGAAATGGCGCAACATCCAGATTTTCACCGCCCCAAGCGCCTGA